A stretch of DNA from Malus sylvestris chromosome 9, drMalSylv7.2, whole genome shotgun sequence:
ACTATCGACCCCAAGATCTTGGAGGGGAAGCCGAGTTTCGGGATAATGCTTTCTAGGAAATTGATGTTGTTTGCTGTCTACGACTCCTTTGATGCAATTTTCTATGTGAGAATTGGGCAATAtagtaaataaaacacaacGTAATTTTGCTATTGTTTGTCTCATAACGAGGTAACCATATCcgtgttttcattttttgttccactcttttttttctttctaaataatGTAATTAGtgacaaaataattatttagaAACAATCGCCAAATATTTGAATTGCCTCTTtactaataaaaaatcatttaaaaatcGTCACAAAAAGACTTTAGCAGCCATTTTATATTTCCGTACATGCATAGCAGGTAAAcacggacttggattgtctgccctcctagttgtggtgcccttccatgccctcctattttgtgcagtcacggttaagccacgtcaatattttatatttttattattttttgtcttattatcttattaaaaaattaatataaaatattgacgtggcttaaccgtgactacacaaaataggagggcatgaaaGGGCACCATAActaagagggcagacaatccaagtccggtAAACACTTGCTAGTTTGATTTGTTACATCTTGTGTAGCTAATTGTATGCCCcatcatgtgtgtgtgtgtgtgtgtgtatatatatatgtgaatgcGATTGCTCTTTtgtagagaaattttttttttttccacaaactTTAATAAGAGAAAGTTAAAAAGTAATGTTGTCCTTAGACTATGGACTTGGATGTACTTGCGAAAATCATGCAACGTAGGAGAGCAAATCACGGGCACATAATTGTGCCAATTTTTTCTTACGTGGATGATGTGTCTCCAGTAAAAATATAAGTATGTTAATCAATACTTAGGTAAGAATAATGCTACGAAGAATAAATTTCTAAACCTAATAATATAGAtgttgataattaaattattatttaaatgttgataattttgcttattttctattgatgaCATATAATTTGTTTTACTCATTTGATTTAACTTTTTTATCTCTCTAGCAATAGCATTATACCTTAAGCAATTATCCGatcatcaacttctatgttatttaatttacacATTTAGTCTCGCTATTATTACCTTTTGCAGAAGCATTCGCAAGGAGGAGATGGAGAAGGTGGAGGAGTGGATAAGAGCACATAGAGATGTTGCCGATATGGGAGGATTGGTTTTTAGGTACGAGCCGCAGTTTATCCAAGAAAATGTTGAAAAGACAGTTGGAATAGATGATCGCGCGCAACATCTCTGTAAATTTTCTTCCATTAGAAGATGAATCAAGCGAGGTTGGGCTTGCCGTGATCTATGGGATGGGTCGAATCGGCAAGACCACCGTATCCAAATTTGCTTAAAACCTGCACTTTGTTAAATTTCAAGGTAGAAGGCTTCCTTTCAAATATCAGAGAAACTTCATAACAACCCGATGTTTGGTTCGATTGCAAAAGAAACTAATTTCGGACATCCAAAAGGCGAAGGCTAAGAAAGCTACAACGCCAATGAAGGAATAATCAAGAACAAGCATGTTGTATGTTGCAAAAGAGTTCTTGTTGTTGTCAATGATGCAATTCTTGTTGGGTTCGAAAACCGCTGCTGGTGTGGAAGCCAAACTTATCGCCAGACGGAGGCTAAAATGCCTCTATGAATCTTCCCAGCCCCCGAAAATGATGGATAACCGTAACTTGCCACAAGTTGTTCTTTGTTTAAACTTTCTTAAAGTTTATACGATGCTCAAGGTTGAAGGACCGAATGAGTACGAATCGCTTGACCTTTACAGTTGGCATGCCTTTGGGCAACACCATCCTtaggaaaatgaagaaatgaaaaaattgcGGCCGATTGGGGAGTAGGGGATTGATTTCTCAACAAGAAAACTTGTCCATTCTAGTCCTTCCCAAACCGGAAGGACTTGAATGGACAGGAAATTTTCACGTCTAATCCtctcaaaatgaaaaaaaaaaaaacattttcatgtACCTTTTATATAACTTGAATTTATAGGGTTATCCATTCCAATCCAATCCTAGACACCAACAGGCCgttttttaaataaaacattTAAGCATATTGATAACCGCTTTCATCTCCAGGTAGTGTAGTACAACATTGAAGGCAGGATGCTGGTGTCTGCTAATCAACCAGCTTGTATAATCTTAATCCTAAAATTTGGCTGAGCTCTATTCCATTCCATTCCATTGAGTTTTTGTCTCAGCTTCTAATCAAAACATAGTGACTTCTAAATAAAACAGAAATGTAACAACTCCGGCACGGATCTCTGATTAGGCCGTTTCTCGCTATCAAATTTAAACGAACTAATACATACCATCTGTAATTTTCAGTATTAGCATTTTTTCATctaaaattgtgaaaataagctgtttttaagcttagtttttttttatatccgtCTTTTATAAAAGCttctcaataccaaaccagtactaatGAATCATAAAACGTCGCTACGTTTCGTTTTTGTTCAAGTCACACAAATACAACATCATGACAGATCGTGTAAGCATTCGCAAATTATGTTCTACCTAACATTTACTACATTGGAATTGGATTGggcaaaaacccccaaaaatcAAGTAGTAATTATCACAAAACACACTACAATTACAAACCGAGAAATTCAACTAAACGAAattaaaaaaaggtaaaaaaaaaaaaaaaaaaaagagagcagagcttacaaaattacaaagcGAAGCCTTTCAAGTACTCAGGATCGCGCTTAGCCCTCTCCTGAAACTTCTTGAACCACCGGTCCAAGATATCCATGGGCACCACCAGCTTGCTCCCATCCACGCCGCAAAACGACTGCATAAAATTGAACAGATTCTCCCCAACTTTCATCGCCAACCTCTCGATTCGCTTCTCGGCGGTGACGTCCAGCGACGGCAGCGTCGCCAGGTCCTCCACCGACACGCCGATTTTGGCCGACAGCGGCACCGCGTCGGCTGTGAGATGCAGTTGCCCTCCCTGCTGTGGCCACGGAAGAGCAAGCACCGCCGACGGCCTAGCCACGGTGATGGCGCCGCAGAAGAAGAAGGCAGAACCCGGGGACTGGATGTAGACGGCTAGGGCTTTGTCCGGCGGGAGTGTGAAGTTGTTTAAGAGAAATATGCAGAGCTCGCGCACTTGATCGTACTCCTCCCCTGCGCACATTAGAAAAACCATACGTTAGAATGATAAACTGCGCCGAcgaagaaaaaattgaagaaaaaaaagagggaaaaataGGGAAATTTACCGACGAAGGTGTTCATGTCGAGAATCCAGTGGAAGGTGTCGATCTGGGAGAAGGAGGAGATGTCCATTGGGAAGCTGCGATTCGGGAAGACGACTCCGAACATTTTCTTGACTGTTGTGATGAAAGAGGAGACTGGAGATGCGGATAGTGGCGAGAGATTGTGAGAATGTTTGAAAAGTTGAGTGCGTGTTGCGGTTTAACGgtggggattagaagggaggaGAAGCATCCAGAACAATCTAGAAGAGTTGAGTGCAAAATAATCTAAATTACGAAGAGTTGTGTTTTCTCCTCTCAACATTTAAGTTTGATAGAGTCCGGTGGCTCTAAACTCGTCTAAATTACGAAGACCTGTATATTTTCCTCTCAACATCTAAGTTGTTGGATTCTAAAAGCATCTCCAACCGCGATTCAAATCAAGGACGGAGCCAATGAAGACTTAGAGTCGTCAATTGACCCTTCTCATAtgttcattatatatatatattctctcaACGCATGACCCTTCTCATGCTAGTTACCAAATATGCAAATTTTAAGTCTTTCACTGTATGTTTCTAGGGATCATAAGATATAACCATGGTAATATAGATGCCACATATGGTAGTGGTTGTGGTTATttctaaattaaaatttcataTGAGTGAAATTTACTATCCCTACATGAGGTGAATGTAGGGAAATCAACTTGGTCAATCTAAGGACTTTGTGCTATTggataaattaattttgttatGTCTTAATTTTGTTACTTTAGGTTGatccttctttttcttgaaaataTATAGGAAAATATTTTAgagattttaattaattagggtccaaatttgatttgattcttGTCATGTGTACAAAggtttgattttatttatttccaaTTACtgctattttgtaatcttataaaattttcttaTGAAAAGGAAtaggggaactttaacgaaaaactcccggtactgttcgctttaatgaaaaatcacatttttacactaaaaagtcaatcctagtactattcactttaccctttattttgtctttatcattaaaactcaaagttttcaagtcattttcattagttttcctaaggaATAAAGTATTTTGAAGTTTGAGAGAGCATTAGAGAATCCTGAATTGTTCATAAACCTTATATTTTCAACTTGGTGTCAAAGCAGAGTTCGATTCTTGGTTGAAATCTATTGTGAATGCTTCCTTGTTGGTACACTGAGCTATTTTTCTTCGTGCATCCACATGCCATGAACTTGAGGGTGAAGATTATCTACAAttttcaaaagaagaaaaaaagaaaaagaaaaaggaagaaaggagATTATCTACAATTTTCGAAAAGGTTAGTGTTAGTTTCAACATGTCAAGAGAATTATTTGTGGGGCTTTCAAAAAGGTTCACGTTAGTTCTACCAGAGTAAAAGGTTTTGTTGAGCCTTTGAAAAGAGGAGTTCGTTCCAGTTAAACTTTCGAAAAGATTGGTATTAGTTCAAGTTAGTCGTTCGATAAAAGGAGTTATTAGCTTGAAGAACCCACGACCTACATGAGGTGAATGTAGGGAAATCAACTTGGTAAATCTAAAGGACTTTGTGCTAATGGATAGATTAATTTTGTTATGTCTTAATTTTGTTACTTTAGGTTGATCCGACTTTTTCTTGAAAATATATAGGAAAATATTTTAgagattttaattaattagggtccaaatttgatttgattcttGTCATGTGTACAAAtgtttgattttatttatttccaaTTACtgctattttgtaatcttataaaattttcttaTGAAAAGGAATAAAGTATTCCGAAATTTGTGAGATTATTAGAGAATCCTGAATTGTTCCTAAACCTTATATTTTCAACTTGGTGTCAAAACAGAGTTCGATTCTTGGTTGAAACCTATTGTGAATGCATCCTTGTTGGTACACTGAGCTATTTTTCTTCGTGCGTCTGCATGCCATGAACTTGAGGGTGAAAATTATCGACAAttttcagaaaaagaaaaagaaaaggaaagaacagaGATTACCTACAATTTTCGAAAAGGTTTATGTTTGTTCCAACATGCCACTAGATTTATTCAAGTTTTTGAAAAGGTTCGTTTTAGTTCTACCATGTCAAGAGATTTATTTGTGGGGCTTTCGAACAGGTTCGTTCGTGTTTAGTTTTACCATGTCAAGAGATTTATTTGTGGGGCTTTCGAAAAGGTTCACGTTAGTTCTACCAGACTAAAAGGTTTTTGTTGAGCTTTTGAAAAGAGGCATTCGTTCCAGTTGAACTTTCAGAAAGGTTGACGTTAGTTCAAGTTAGTCGTATGATAAGAGGCGTTATTAGCTTGAAGAACCTACGGCCTTGTCTACGAGGTCGAAGAACCCAAAGCTGAGAGGTTCCTTCTTCAACCATGATCGTTTGAATGAAAAGATCAAGTCACACTCCTAGAATGAAGTATAGACTTGGCTGTTTGGCCGCGTATTTGCACCCTCACATTCACACCAGATTCTCCAAGGACGCAGTTATGTCCTAAACTAACAGCATGCCCCCTCGTAGGTTTTGTTTTTCTAGGATTAACAAGTACAATTATTACTAAACTCAAAACAGCAGCATATGCCTATTAACACAAGACAGAAATATATCGATGCATTGAGAGACTTTACCATTCACAACCATTATCTTCTTCCATTGATGGATGAAATCAAAAAGCATACAAAGCAAAACACGTTATATGGAATGAGAGAATTTAGCACTGAACAAAAATGTTCAATATTGGTTTAGTATGGTTCCTTTTTCTTAAAAATTTCTCATAACCGAACATAAcagaaccgaaccgaaccgttACTGTTACTAGTTTGGTCACAGTAAAAGCAACATACCAACTCATAATGTAACTCATGAAATTGGATCTAAGCTGCAACCCAAGTGGTGTGACTGGTGTCTTTGAGCAAAAACAATATACACAAATCATTTATCTCATTTAGCATATCACCCCAACATTAAAGCGTCGTTTTACACAAAAGAAATGCTACCAACCAACAAAACAACTTTCAAATCAACCCAACATCTTCGTTGCCTCTAAGTCGGCTGGCCTAGGACGAAAAGCATTGAGAAATCATCCAAGCACAAATTAATCTATATCGCGAAAATCACAACCATCATTTTTGTACAGCTACCATAGCTAAACACTGATTGATACCAGCAAGTAAAGTTCCACACCTCCAGTTTCGAACTAACTCTGCATGATATCTGTGTGATAGCTATCTAGTTCCTTGTCGAGTTCATCAACCGACTTCTCCACATGCTTCTTCCTCCACTCTCCACCACGACCACGCCCACGCCCACGCCCACGACCACTGCCGCTGCCACTCCCACGTGGTTTCCCTCGACCGTTTCTATTCCCTCCACGGCTGCTCCCACTACAAAATACAGATACAATGTAATTGTAATCACAGCTTTAAATGATACTGACTATTACTAAAATCCCACAGCAGCATATATACCATACAGCTGCAAATACCAAACTGAAGACGCATATGTACAGAT
This window harbors:
- the LOC126583050 gene encoding protein OPI10 homolog, with the protein product MFGVVFPNRSFPMDISSFSQIDTFHWILDMNTFVGEEYDQVRELCIFLLNNFTLPPDKALAVYIQSPGSAFFFCGAITVARPSAVLALPWPQQGGQLHLTADAVPLSAKIGVSVEDLATLPSLDVTAEKRIERLAMKVGENLFNFMQSFCGVDGSKLVVPMDILDRWFKKFQERAKRDPEYLKGFAL